From the genome of Phytohabitans rumicis, one region includes:
- a CDS encoding fibronectin type III domain-containing protein, whose protein sequence is MASATPTSTPEAPGKRRSLKRGGLVTIATVLALVVAMGLTILGLGAADHAVANYDASAWLWSTVRSEMARVNGVTGRVDTRLQIPRGQGHSMQVTQTDRFLLLRDLNTGQVSSLDLATLQVTATTQTTAGLGVSVALQDDAAFVVDAVQGVVRQLDPRSLVPIGEPVRYPPGLTGGHFDGGGNLWVAVPSEGTVSAVTAAPLPSEPAAAGGAGGSGVSPKQIRTVDVADPSHDLTISTLDNGVAVLDRTTKTLTTVRGEQKSTTPLTMNGLGALPTRTDGGKIPVTVPDERHVWIVDDHAVKDFPVPGDGAKLQPAVAWAGRFYAADESSGTVYVFDENGQLVNKFEVKGASGPLELEVRENYLFINAPNSQVATVVDDKHQVREVDKYANDVLGGDPPPPPPPPVEKDPPVGKPGAPRSVTATAGNAEVQVSWRAANPNGADITKYVVEGAGKTIEVGANQRSVQITGLVNGQEYRFSVHAVNEEGAGPERQSNPVVPTSEVPDPPASVTAEARPDGTVAVTWPAANGQGLQIKKYVVTAVAAGATAPAGESTSTELVVPAGELEYGNQYAFQVVSVNERGGASEPSPISGSVVPFKVPDAPPAVQATTVADKAGTIKVSWATPAENGRPITKYVVEANGNKQDVTGNAVELTGFGEGETVTVKVRAVNEAGEGPEVTGTARTVAKPTVTVTGGGVTETTATVTVSVNDGGGQASCKLTAGGKTVSGGCDSLSVTGLQPGTAYDYTFTATNAAGDGTASGTRTTEKVYGKSVCVNNTGSSDPAQRVWCNDSGNGMGVFSGTSLSTTQIGRGSNGGQIEAICHTTGEGINDYVYNPGKMGTSPDDSTSVWIRIRWSGAERYMSFAWFNVNGVSDPDDLGPLPSC, encoded by the coding sequence ATGGCAAGCGCAACACCGACAAGCACACCGGAGGCACCAGGCAAGCGCCGATCGCTCAAGCGCGGCGGCCTGGTCACGATCGCCACGGTTCTGGCGCTCGTGGTCGCCATGGGCCTGACGATTCTCGGGCTGGGCGCCGCCGACCACGCGGTCGCCAACTACGACGCCAGCGCCTGGCTGTGGAGCACGGTGCGCAGCGAGATGGCGCGGGTCAACGGCGTCACCGGCCGGGTCGACACCCGCCTACAGATCCCGCGCGGCCAAGGGCACTCGATGCAGGTGACCCAGACCGACCGGTTCCTGCTCCTGCGCGACCTCAACACCGGGCAGGTCAGCTCGCTGGATCTGGCCACGCTGCAGGTCACCGCCACCACCCAGACCACCGCCGGCCTCGGCGTGAGCGTCGCGCTGCAGGACGACGCGGCGTTCGTCGTCGACGCGGTGCAGGGCGTGGTGCGCCAGCTCGACCCGCGTTCGCTGGTGCCGATCGGCGAGCCGGTGCGCTACCCGCCTGGCCTGACCGGCGGCCATTTCGACGGCGGCGGCAACCTGTGGGTGGCCGTGCCCAGTGAGGGCACCGTGTCCGCGGTGACCGCGGCGCCGCTGCCCTCCGAGCCGGCGGCCGCGGGCGGCGCCGGTGGCAGCGGGGTGAGCCCCAAGCAGATCCGCACCGTCGACGTGGCCGACCCCAGCCACGACCTGACCATCTCTACGCTGGACAACGGCGTCGCCGTGCTCGACCGCACCACCAAGACGCTGACCACGGTCCGCGGCGAGCAGAAGAGCACCACCCCGCTGACCATGAACGGGTTGGGTGCGCTGCCGACGCGTACGGACGGCGGGAAGATCCCGGTGACGGTGCCCGACGAGCGCCACGTGTGGATCGTCGACGACCACGCGGTCAAGGACTTCCCGGTGCCCGGCGACGGCGCCAAGCTGCAGCCGGCGGTCGCCTGGGCCGGCCGGTTCTACGCCGCCGACGAGTCCAGCGGCACGGTGTACGTCTTCGACGAGAACGGCCAGCTGGTCAACAAGTTCGAGGTCAAGGGCGCCAGTGGCCCGCTCGAGCTGGAGGTGCGGGAAAACTACCTGTTCATCAACGCACCCAACTCGCAGGTCGCCACGGTGGTCGACGACAAGCACCAGGTGCGCGAGGTCGACAAGTACGCCAACGACGTGCTCGGCGGCGACCCGCCGCCCCCTCCCCCGCCGCCGGTGGAGAAGGACCCGCCGGTCGGCAAGCCGGGCGCACCGCGGTCGGTGACCGCCACGGCGGGCAACGCCGAGGTACAGGTGAGCTGGCGGGCCGCCAACCCCAACGGCGCCGACATCACCAAATATGTGGTGGAGGGTGCTGGCAAGACCATCGAGGTGGGCGCCAACCAGCGTTCCGTGCAGATCACCGGCCTGGTCAACGGCCAGGAGTACCGGTTCTCCGTGCACGCCGTGAACGAGGAGGGCGCCGGTCCGGAGCGGCAGAGCAACCCGGTCGTGCCCACCTCGGAGGTGCCGGACCCGCCGGCCAGCGTGACCGCCGAGGCGCGCCCGGACGGCACCGTCGCGGTCACGTGGCCGGCGGCCAACGGCCAGGGCCTACAGATCAAGAAGTACGTGGTCACCGCGGTCGCGGCGGGCGCCACCGCGCCGGCCGGCGAGTCGACCTCGACCGAGCTGGTCGTCCCGGCCGGCGAGCTGGAGTACGGCAACCAGTACGCGTTCCAGGTCGTCTCGGTCAACGAGCGGGGCGGGGCGTCCGAGCCGTCGCCGATCAGCGGCAGCGTGGTGCCGTTCAAGGTGCCGGACGCGCCGCCGGCCGTGCAGGCGACCACGGTCGCCGACAAGGCCGGCACGATCAAGGTCTCCTGGGCGACGCCCGCGGAGAACGGCCGGCCCATCACGAAGTACGTCGTGGAGGCCAACGGCAACAAGCAGGACGTCACCGGCAACGCGGTCGAGCTGACCGGCTTCGGCGAGGGCGAAACCGTCACGGTCAAGGTGCGGGCCGTCAACGAGGCCGGCGAGGGCCCGGAGGTCACCGGCACAGCGCGTACCGTGGCAAAGCCAACCGTCACCGTGACCGGCGGCGGCGTGACCGAGACCACGGCGACGGTCACCGTGAGCGTCAACGACGGCGGCGGCCAGGCCTCGTGCAAGCTCACGGCGGGCGGCAAGACCGTCAGCGGCGGCTGCGACTCGCTCAGCGTCACCGGCCTGCAGCCGGGCACGGCGTACGACTACACGTTCACCGCCACCAACGCGGCCGGCGACGGCACCGCGTCCGGCACCCGGACCACCGAGAAGGTGTACGGCAAGTCGGTCTGCGTCAACAACACCGGCAGCAGCGACCCGGCGCAGCGGGTGTGGTGCAACGACAGCGGAAACGGCATGGGCGTGTTCAGCGGCACCTCGCTGAGCACCACGCAGATCGGCCGCGGCAGCAACGGCGGGCAGATCGAGGCGATCTGCCACACCACCGGGGAGGGCATCAACGACTACGTCTACAACCCCGGCAAGATGGGCACCAGCCCGGACGACAGCACGAGCGTCTGGATCCGGATCCGGTGGAGCGGGGCCGAGCGGTACATGTCGTTCGCCTGGTTCAACGTCAACGGCGTGTCCGACCCGGACGACCTCGGACCCCTGCCGAGCTGCTGA
- a CDS encoding fibronectin type III domain-containing protein, with amino-acid sequence MSQPSHLALAQQNARAMRDAGDLSNARVMLDQTLEGARAALGEDSPEVLATAHVLAGLHREAGDPAAARRVLEEAYGAGQLRLGDAHPLMLAISFDLGGVAEELGNRHEARRAFGRVAAHGPAVLGDEHWTVRAAREYLGDAQPSVELTIPPELPPPPPPMQFPSSAAFSIPSAPQPSAPPAPIHPAPVHTPNYSQEPTYQVRPPRRVRGATVAAMIAAAAAVVAAGFVGIQVFMNSGGDDPGTRQTQGPRLAGDPPTELSLRVDGTAITVTWKDPSDGTVPFIVSGAQTGRQHRAMATVSPGETTYTINGLNPRLGYCFTVLAVYSTDQYATSGQVCTERNSPTPQ; translated from the coding sequence GTGTCGCAGCCGTCTCACCTTGCCCTCGCGCAGCAGAACGCTCGTGCCATGCGCGACGCCGGTGATCTATCCAACGCCCGGGTGATGCTCGACCAGACGCTGGAGGGGGCTCGGGCCGCGCTCGGCGAGGATAGCCCGGAGGTGCTGGCCACCGCGCATGTGCTGGCCGGCCTGCACCGGGAGGCGGGCGATCCGGCGGCGGCGCGGCGGGTGCTGGAGGAGGCGTACGGGGCGGGGCAGTTGCGGCTCGGCGACGCGCACCCGCTGATGCTGGCGATCTCGTTCGACCTGGGCGGTGTGGCCGAGGAGCTCGGCAACCGGCACGAGGCCCGCCGGGCGTTCGGCCGGGTGGCCGCGCACGGGCCCGCGGTGCTCGGCGACGAGCATTGGACGGTACGGGCGGCGCGGGAGTACCTCGGCGACGCCCAGCCGTCGGTGGAGCTGACCATCCCGCCGGAGCTCCCGCCGCCACCACCGCCGATGCAGTTTCCCTCGTCAGCGGCGTTCAGCATCCCGAGCGCACCGCAGCCAAGTGCGCCACCCGCCCCGATCCACCCGGCACCGGTCCACACGCCCAACTACAGCCAGGAACCGACGTACCAGGTAAGGCCGCCTCGCCGGGTGCGCGGCGCGACAGTGGCCGCGATGATCGCGGCGGCGGCCGCCGTGGTGGCGGCCGGGTTCGTCGGTATCCAGGTGTTCATGAACAGCGGGGGCGACGACCCGGGTACGCGGCAGACGCAGGGACCGCGGCTGGCCGGCGACCCGCCCACCGAGCTGAGCCTGCGGGTGGACGGTACGGCGATCACGGTCACCTGGAAGGACCCGAGCGACGGCACCGTGCCGTTCATCGTGTCGGGTGCGCAGACCGGCCGGCAGCACCGGGCGATGGCCACCGTCAGCCCCGGCGAGACGACCTATACCATCAACGGGCTCAATCCCCGGCTGGGCTACTGCTTCACGGTTCTGGCCGTCTACAGCACCGACCAGTACGCCACATCGGGCCAGGTGTGTACGGAGCGCAACTCCCCGACTCCGCAGTAA
- a CDS encoding RidA family protein — protein sequence MTITRINPDNLHDTPGYHHVTVVAAGRTAYLAGQCPLDASGAVVDGGFDAQVDQVAANAVAALAAVGAGPERVVRTVIYVVSDDGAVLSQVWDRFLASPLAPAFTSASTLLGVARLGFTGQLVELDVTAALG from the coding sequence ATGACAATCACCCGCATCAACCCGGACAATCTGCACGATACTCCCGGATATCACCACGTCACGGTCGTCGCGGCCGGGCGTACGGCGTACCTGGCGGGGCAGTGTCCGCTGGACGCGAGCGGTGCGGTGGTGGACGGCGGCTTCGATGCGCAGGTCGACCAGGTGGCGGCCAATGCGGTGGCGGCGCTCGCGGCGGTCGGGGCCGGGCCGGAGCGGGTGGTCCGGACGGTGATCTACGTGGTGAGCGACGACGGGGCGGTGTTGTCGCAAGTATGGGACCGCTTCCTGGCCTCGCCGCTGGCGCCGGCGTTCACGTCGGCCAGCACGCTGCTGGGCGTGGCCCGGTTGGGGTTCACCGGGCAGCTCGTCGAGTTGGACGTTACGGCAGCTCTGGGGTAG
- a CDS encoding tyrosine-type recombinase/integrase, which translates to MSGPSNPESRQAEVQAARLLLARLGVSPLDLLQTTPTQSAPTFTEYIPVVAAAVSDGTRRVYGSYWARIEQEWGTRRLDEPTPSQIERLTEHVKKNVVVRRNGRGGRSAAEHLIAAMRCLYNHAVKDGHIPEADNPARKVAKPRRLPSTRRAVMDMRLAEINTVAAATGDDPALDSTLLRLHTETACRRGGALALRPADLDPDQCLIMLQEKGGTVRWQPVSPTLMTHLVAHAEERHAPATGQLLRYRSGRPITYRRYDHLWTRIGRHLPWVTTQGISTHWLRHTTLTWVERTFGYGVARAYAGHSDSSADAGTTTTYIRATIHEVAAALSALTGEPHPLALGNQPAV; encoded by the coding sequence ATGAGCGGGCCATCGAACCCTGAGTCACGGCAGGCCGAGGTGCAGGCTGCTCGGCTGCTGCTGGCGAGGTTGGGTGTCTCGCCGCTGGACCTGCTCCAGACCACGCCGACCCAGTCTGCGCCGACGTTCACCGAGTACATCCCGGTGGTGGCTGCCGCGGTCAGCGACGGCACCCGCCGTGTGTACGGCAGCTACTGGGCGAGGATCGAGCAGGAATGGGGTACGCGGCGGCTGGATGAGCCAACCCCGTCGCAGATCGAACGGCTCACCGAGCACGTCAAGAAGAACGTGGTCGTGCGCCGCAACGGTCGCGGTGGCCGCAGTGCCGCGGAGCACCTGATCGCGGCGATGCGGTGCCTGTACAACCATGCAGTCAAGGATGGGCACATTCCGGAGGCTGACAATCCGGCCCGGAAGGTGGCCAAGCCGCGGCGCCTGCCCAGTACTCGCCGGGCGGTCATGGACATGCGCCTGGCCGAGATCAACACGGTCGCGGCCGCGACAGGTGACGACCCCGCGCTGGACAGCACGCTGCTGCGGCTGCATACAGAGACCGCCTGCCGGCGTGGAGGAGCGCTTGCACTGCGACCGGCTGACCTGGACCCAGACCAGTGCCTGATCATGCTGCAGGAGAAGGGCGGCACCGTGCGGTGGCAACCGGTCTCACCCACCCTGATGACCCATCTTGTGGCACATGCTGAAGAACGACACGCACCAGCGACCGGCCAGTTGCTGCGTTACCGCAGCGGCCGTCCGATCACCTACCGCCGCTACGACCACCTCTGGACCCGCATCGGCCGACACCTGCCCTGGGTGACCACCCAGGGCATCAGCACCCACTGGCTCCGGCACACCACCTTGACGTGGGTGGAGCGAACCTTTGGCTACGGCGTTGCCCGCGCCTACGCCGGACACAGCGACAGCAGCGCCGACGCCGGAACGACCACCACCTACATCCGGGCCACCATCCACGAGGTCGCCGCCGCGCTGTCCGCCCTCACCGGCGAGCCACACCCACTCGCCTTAGGCAACCAACCAGCGGTGTAA
- a CDS encoding IS3 family transposase (programmed frameshift), with protein MPAPHPAEFRQRAVQLARTGDKPVAMLAKDLGISESCLRNWMAQADVDDAGGGGAGRLSSAEKKELAELRRRNRQLEVENEILKRAAAYFARENVLPKLAFGLVRELADDGIDVAVACRVLGVSRSGFYEWKDRPVSAREQENEMLLRYIEKIHADPRKKTYGSPRVHAELTLGVGLHVNEKRVARLMRSAGIQGLYYRRRSWCTVRDPQATPSADLVNRQFDVDAPNRLWLTDITEHPTEEGKLYCAAVMDAYSRRIIGYSMADHLRTELVLDALSMAIVRRPPARQETILHSDHGTQYTSWDFGQRLRKTGLLGSMGTVGDCYDNAMMESFWGTLQLEVLDRKKWKTRDELANAIFEWIECWYNPVRRHSSLGMRSPIEFEKLHTPSDHDR; from the exons ATGCCTGCCCCACACCCTGCAGAGTTCCGCCAGCGAGCCGTGCAGTTGGCCCGGACCGGCGACAAACCGGTCGCGATGTTGGCGAAGGATTTGGGTATCAGCGAGTCGTGTCTGCGTAACTGGATGGCCCAGGCCGACGTCGACGACGCCGGCGGCGGCGGTGCGGGTCGGTTGAGCAGTGCGGAGAAGAAGGAGTTGGCCGAGCTGCGCCGCCGTAACCGGCAGCTTGAGGTGGAGAATGAGATTCTCAAGCGGGCGGCTGCTTACTTCGCCCGGGAGAATGTGCTCCCAAAGT TAGCGTTCGGGTTGGTCCGAGAACTCGCCGATGACGGCATCGACGTCGCGGTGGCCTGCCGAGTGCTGGGTGTGTCCCGCTCCGGATTTTACGAATGGAAGGATCGGCCGGTATCGGCGCGGGAGCAGGAGAACGAGATGCTGCTGCGGTACATCGAGAAAATCCACGCTGATCCGCGGAAGAAAACGTACGGGTCGCCCCGGGTACACGCTGAGTTGACCCTCGGCGTGGGCCTGCACGTGAATGAGAAACGGGTGGCCCGGCTGATGCGGTCGGCGGGCATCCAGGGCCTGTACTACCGGCGCCGGTCCTGGTGCACCGTCCGTGACCCGCAGGCCACGCCGTCGGCGGACCTGGTCAACCGACAGTTCGATGTGGACGCGCCGAACCGGTTGTGGCTGACCGACATCACCGAACACCCTACCGAGGAGGGCAAGCTGTACTGCGCCGCGGTCATGGACGCCTACAGTCGGCGGATCATCGGCTACTCCATGGCCGATCATCTTCGTACCGAGCTGGTCCTGGACGCGTTGTCGATGGCGATCGTCCGCCGCCCACCAGCCCGGCAGGAAACGATTCTGCATTCCGATCACGGCACCCAATACACATCATGGGACTTCGGTCAGCGTCTGCGGAAAACCGGTCTGCTCGGCTCGATGGGTACCGTCGGCGACTGCTACGACAACGCCATGATGGAATCCTTCTGGGGAACTCTACAACTAGAGGTACTCGACCGCAAGAAATGGAAGACCCGCGACGAGCTTGCCAACGCTATCTTCGAATGGATAGAATGCTGGTACAACCCGGTAAGACGCCATTCCAGCCTCGGAATGCGCAGTCCCATCGAGTTCGAGAAACTCCACACCCCGTCTGATCACGACCGTTGA
- a CDS encoding winged helix-turn-helix domain-containing protein, whose translation MWRRAWQAGGVQALASKGASGPDPKLSDAQLAKLKARLEQGPAAAGYDEDQRWTLARVAALIGLMFKVRVSVTTTWEAMRRIGFSPQLPTQRAIERDEQAIARWRRYQWPAVKDSRAG comes from the coding sequence GTGTGGCGGCGTGCCTGGCAGGCCGGTGGTGTGCAGGCGTTGGCGTCCAAGGGCGCATCGGGGCCGGATCCGAAACTGTCCGACGCACAACTGGCCAAGCTGAAGGCCCGGCTGGAACAAGGCCCGGCCGCGGCCGGCTACGACGAGGACCAACGCTGGACGTTGGCGCGGGTCGCGGCGTTGATCGGCCTGATGTTCAAGGTCCGGGTCAGTGTGACCACGACCTGGGAGGCGATGCGGCGGATCGGGTTCAGCCCGCAACTGCCGACCCAGCGGGCGATCGAGCGGGACGAGCAAGCCATCGCCCGCTGGCGCCGATATCAGTGGCCGGCGGTAAAAGACTCGCGGGCAGGCTGA
- a CDS encoding transposase, which produces MAGGKRLAGRLNAWICFADEAGQTLHPAKATTWAPRGHTPVVKVTAKGNVRVSIAGLVCYRPGHPSRLIYRTRTYRGRKTDPKGFREPDFADLLDAAHRQLGAPIVLVWDRLAGHKSARMRELIAGRPWLRVYLLPGYAPELNPVEKVWSVMKRSLANLPATTATALTTAVKNRLKRMQYRAGIIDGYLTATGLSPP; this is translated from the coding sequence GTGGCCGGCGGTAAAAGACTCGCGGGCAGGCTGAACGCCTGGATCTGTTTCGCCGACGAAGCCGGCCAAACTCTTCACCCCGCCAAGGCGACCACCTGGGCCCCACGCGGCCACACCCCGGTCGTCAAGGTCACCGCCAAAGGCAACGTCCGGGTATCGATAGCCGGGCTGGTCTGCTACCGGCCCGGCCACCCCAGCCGGCTGATCTACCGCACCCGCACCTACCGCGGCCGCAAGACCGACCCGAAAGGGTTCCGGGAACCCGACTTCGCCGACCTGCTGGACGCCGCCCACCGACAACTCGGCGCACCGATCGTGTTGGTTTGGGACCGGTTAGCAGGGCACAAGTCCGCGCGGATGCGTGAGTTGATCGCCGGCCGGCCCTGGCTCAGGGTCTACCTGCTGCCCGGCTACGCCCCCGAGCTCAACCCGGTCGAGAAGGTCTGGTCGGTGATGAAACGCAGCCTGGCCAACCTCCCCGCCACCACCGCCACCGCACTGACCACCGCGGTGAAGAACCGCCTCAAACGCATGCAATACCGTGCAGGCATCATCGACGGCTACCTCACCGCCACCGGACTATCCCCACCCTGA
- a CDS encoding SEC-C domain-containing protein, with protein sequence MNPLATFARNDRCWCGAGIKYKQCHGAIRPLSIPGESITRDDGDGDVWIAPHTKVTINGLHISPNGVGLTLPTGRPEARPVDVPPAVKTLLDVSAPTEVLTLPVLGRHRFDLYEHAGFRSGHTGDRDLLADAISGLSVAVMHALAAMGRSRQSQPTVLWNDDTEATRLLGQTLLWADHVCVADRVFDAIVNDRSDDALADALAHQERLRPLVEAGVVVPVPQELGVAAQATAVEQMTARDLRRAALVDWVRLQLVVEGPTAREAMLVTARDDTERWPRFWLYSRRGGEATARASMFGRPLLGTYDPNHNYEPWRQQVLDQATAWYVQRLNERLVTGETFTADYLTASPFEARLLARKGHCPTVRRTLRSGRTSPSSPTPTRLPWRGRRPRTRPWRTCAVRSDSPCVPHGRSAKALTRSPA encoded by the coding sequence ATGAATCCGCTAGCGACTTTTGCCCGTAACGACCGGTGCTGGTGTGGCGCCGGTATCAAGTACAAGCAATGTCACGGTGCGATTCGGCCGCTTTCGATTCCCGGAGAGTCGATCACCCGGGACGACGGCGACGGCGACGTCTGGATCGCTCCACACACCAAGGTCACGATAAACGGACTCCACATCTCGCCGAACGGCGTCGGCCTGACCCTTCCAACCGGACGGCCGGAGGCCCGGCCTGTGGATGTACCACCGGCGGTCAAAACCCTGCTGGACGTTTCCGCGCCAACCGAGGTCCTCACGCTGCCGGTGCTAGGCCGGCACCGCTTCGACCTGTACGAGCATGCCGGATTCCGATCCGGACATACCGGCGACCGTGACCTGCTCGCCGACGCGATCTCAGGGCTCAGCGTAGCGGTGATGCACGCGCTCGCGGCGATGGGCCGGAGCCGGCAATCCCAGCCCACAGTGCTGTGGAACGACGACACCGAGGCCACCCGACTGCTGGGCCAGACCCTGCTATGGGCCGACCACGTCTGCGTAGCCGATCGAGTCTTCGACGCGATCGTCAACGACCGCTCCGACGACGCGCTCGCAGATGCCCTCGCTCACCAGGAACGGCTGCGCCCGCTAGTCGAGGCCGGCGTGGTCGTGCCAGTACCCCAAGAACTTGGGGTGGCCGCGCAGGCCACTGCGGTCGAACAGATGACCGCCCGGGACCTGCGCCGCGCCGCCTTGGTCGACTGGGTCCGCCTACAACTGGTGGTCGAAGGACCGACAGCACGGGAGGCCATGCTTGTCACTGCCCGCGACGATACCGAGCGATGGCCGAGGTTCTGGCTGTACTCCCGTCGCGGTGGAGAAGCCACTGCCAGGGCATCGATGTTCGGCCGACCGCTGCTGGGCACGTACGACCCGAACCATAACTATGAGCCGTGGCGGCAGCAGGTGCTCGACCAGGCAACCGCTTGGTATGTGCAGCGACTCAACGAGCGGCTCGTCACCGGCGAGACGTTCACCGCCGATTACCTGACCGCTTCACCGTTCGAGGCGCGGCTACTCGCCCGCAAGGGGCACTGCCCCACAGTCCGGCGCACGCTGCGATCTGGGCGGACATCCCCGTCCTCCCCGACGCCGACGCGTCTACCCTGGCGCGGGCGGCGGCCGAGGACGAGGCCGTGGAGGACCTGCGCAGTAAGGTCCGATTCGCCATGCGTACCGCACGGACGCTCAGCGAAAGCACTGACGCGCTCACCGGCCTAG